From one Populus alba chromosome 17, ASM523922v2, whole genome shotgun sequence genomic stretch:
- the LOC118032449 gene encoding putative disease resistance RPP13-like protein 1, producing MIKQWNNATVENQGSKIVVTTREEDVAKVTQTVIPSHRLNVISDEDCWKLFARDAFSGVNSGAVSHLEAFGREIVRKCKGLPLAAKTLGGLLHSVGDVKQWEKISNSSLWGSSNENIPPALTLSYYYLPSHLKRCFAYCAIFPKGYVFKKDGLITEWMAQGFLVQPRGVEEMEEIGEKYCDDLVSRSLFQQSTRDSFFRMHDIISDLAEYVSGEFCFKLGINELGSGLEGEHSCMLPERTRYLSITRAAMFTPYTGAGRRIFRSIHGVHHLRALFPLYIFGEVDIETLNDILPDLKHLRMLSLCHPKDTSSQLLNSIGNLKHLRHLDLYGTSIERLPESVCTLYYLQSLLLGECRHLMELPSNISNLVNLQHLDIEGTNLKEMPPKMGKLTKLRTLQYYVVGKESGSSMKELGKLSHLRRKLSIWNLRDVANAQDALDANLKGKKKIEELRLIWDGNTDDMAIQMTHNRREKYLRNWSLLEMGNSLPLMVTGGMKRLLAAAIRPPLGGSFVASVLVRETVACGRWKREDLSAALSVAERSTAGREKIWYVAGCSGVSLEKENGAAVLEKGRDRG from the exons atgataaaACAATGGAACAATGCAACAGTAGAGAAT CAAGGAAGTAAGATTGTCGTGACAACACGGGAAGAAGATGTAGCAAAAGTCACGCAAACTGTCATCCCCTCTCACCGCTTGAATGTAATAAGCGATGAAGATTGCTGGAAGTTGTTTGCAAGGGATGCATTTAGTGGTGTAAATTCTGGAGCAGTCTCACACTTGGAAGCATTTGGCAGAGAAATAGTGAGAAAGTGCAAAGGTTTACCGCTGGCAGCGAAAACTCTTGGGGGTCTTTTGCACTCCGTAGGAGATGTCAAGCAATGGGAGAAGATATCCAATAGCAGTTTGTGGGGTTCGTCGAATGAAAACATCCCTCCAGCTCTAACATTGAGCTATTATTATCTTCCTTCACACCTCAAACGATGTTTTGCTTATTGTGCAATATTTCCCAAGGGTTATGTATTCAAGAAGGATGGATTAATCACTGAATGGATGGCACAAGGTTTTTTAGTCCAGCCCAGAGGCGTTGAGGAGATGGAAGAGATAGGTGAAAAATACTGTGATGATCTTGTCTCCAGGTCACTTTTCCAGCAATCAACTCGTGATTCTTTTTTCAGAATGCATGACATCATAAGTGATTTAGCTGAATACGTGTCAGGAGAATTTTGCTTTAAGCTTGGTATTAATGAATTGGGCTCTGGGTTGGAGGGTGAACATTCATGCATGCTTCCAGAAAGGACTCGTTATTTATCAATCACTCGAGCAGCCATGTTTACACCATATACTGGGGCAGGACGTCGGATATTTCGTAGCATTCATGGAGTCCATCATTTGCGCGCCTTGTTTCCACTATATATTTTTGGGGAAGTTGATATTGAGACGCTGAATGACATCTTGCCAGATCTAAAGCACTTGCGAATGCTATCTTTATGTCATCCAAAAGATACTTCTTCTCAGTTGCTCAATTCCATTGGCAACTTAAAACATTTGCGGCACTTGGACCTTTATGGGACATCGATTGAAAGGTTACCTGAAAGTGTGTGCACCTTGTACTATTTGCAAAGTTTATTGTTAGGAGAGTGCCGACATCTCATGGAGTTGCCATCCAACATTTCCAACTTGGTCAACCTACAACATCTTGATATTGAAGGGACAAATTTGAAAGAGATGCCACCAAAAATGGGGAAACTCACAAAGCTTCGAACTTTGCAATATTACGTCGTGGGAAAAGAGAGTGGGTCTAGCATGAAAGAGCTGGGGAAGCTCTCACATTTAAGGAGAAAACTTTCTATTTGGAATCTCAGAGATGTTGCAAATGCTCAAGATGCTTTGGATGCCAATTTAAAGGgtaagaagaagattgaggaGTTGAGGTTGATATGGGATGGCAATACAGATGACATGGCAATACAGATGACACACAACAGGAGAGAGAAGTACTTGAGAAATTGGAGCCTTCTGGAAATGGGAAACAGCTTGCCATTAATGGTTACGGGG GGGATGAAGAGGTTGTTGGCTGCTGCTATTCGGCCACCGCTGGGGGGGAGCTTTGTCGCGTCTGTGCTGGTGAGGGAGACCGTGGCCTGCGGCCGGTGGAAGAGGGAAGATCTGTCAGCAGCGCTCTCGGTGGCTGAGAGAAGCACCGCTGGGAGGGAGAAGATCTGGTACGTGGCTGGTTGTTCGGGTGTGTCGCTGGAAAAGGAAAATGGAGCTGCTGTCTTGGAGAAGGGGAGAGACCGTGGCTGA
- the LOC118032453 gene encoding putative disease resistance RPP13-like protein 1 encodes MALELIGGSILSPVIQVLVDRLASREVLGFFKSHKLDGGLLEKLNETLNTVNGLLDDAEEKQITKPAVKNWLNDVKHAVYEAEDILEEIDYEYLRSKDIDRPDSNWVRDRVPFLNPANRRMKEMGAKLQMILEKLERLLKHKGDLRHIEGTGGWRPLSEKTTPLVNESHVYGRDADKEAIMEHLLTQHNTDGSNLCAVSIAGMGGIGKTTLAQLIYNDERVDLSSSNPGSGLLNNLMLPGLLRIFLIRSTQVLAAPKNQMNL; translated from the exons ATGGCTCTTGAGTTGATCGGCGGATCAATTCTCTCTCCTGTCATTCAGGTTCTGGTCGACAGGTTGGCCTCTCGTGAGGTTCTGGGCTTCTTCAAAAGCCACAAACTCGACGGTGGTCTTCTGGAAAAGCTGAATGAAACACTGAATACTGTCAACGGACTACTCGACGATGCGGAGGAGAAGCAGATTACAAAGCCTGCTGTGAAGAACTGGCTTAATGATGTTAAACACGCTGTGTATGAAGCTGAGGACATATTGGAGGAGATTGATTATGAATATCTACGATCCAAGGACATTGATCGACCTGACAGCAATTGG GTAAGGGATCGGGTTCCATTTCTAAATCCAGCTAATAGAAGGATGAAAGAGATGGGAGCAAAGTTACAAATGATCCTTGAGAAGCTTGAACGTTTACTTAAACACAAGGGTGATCTGCGCCACATAGAAGGTACTGGTGGATGGAGACCATTGTCAGAGAAAACAACTCCACTGGTTAATGAATCTCATGTATATGGAAGGGACGCTGATAAGGAAGCCATAATGGAGCACTTGTTGACACAACACAACACGGATGGCTCAAATTTATGTGCGGTCTCTATTGCGGGTATGGGCGGGATTGGTAAAACCACTCTTGCTCAGCTTATCTACAACGACGAAAGGGTAGATCTTTCGAGCTCAAACCCTGGGTCTGGGCTTCTCAACAATTTGATGTTGCCAGGATTATTAAGGATATTCTTGATAAGATCAACGCAAGTACTTGCCGCACCAAAGAACCAGATGAATCTCTAA